A single window of Balaenoptera ricei isolate mBalRic1 chromosome 15, mBalRic1.hap2, whole genome shotgun sequence DNA harbors:
- the C15H20orf141 gene encoding uncharacterized protein C20orf141 homolog — protein MTRLCLPRPEALAYPIPVPSRGVGAGEGSGSPVGPCVSSWGPSQAQVLDSVLGLGALGLTIRAVFSTAGPASLLLLLVSFLAFDLLHRPAGPTWPQHTHLTGGQSQGAGEGPGQLEAPLLPTVAVTGRLSLQEAVLLLLGLGLLLGARGMPLALLALAFCLHPWA, from the exons ATGACCCGCCTCTGCTTACCCAGGCCCGAAGCCCTTGCTTATCCTATCCCAGTCCCTTCCAGGGGCGTGGGTGCTGGGGAGGGATCGGGTAGCCCAGTGGGTCCATGTGTGTCCTCCTGGGGCCCTAGCCAGGCCCAGGTCCTGGACAGTGTCCTAGGGCTGGGGGCACTGGGGCTGACAATTCGGGCAGTCTTTTCCACAGCTGGCCCAGCCTCACTGCTGCTGCTACTGGTCAGCTTCCTGGCCTTCGACCTGCTCCACCG GCCTGCAGGTCCCACCTGGCCACAGCACACACATCTCACAGGGGGCCAGAGTCAGGGGGCCGGAGAGGGTCCAGGGCAGCTGGAGGCTCCACTCCTGCCCACGGTGGCAGTCACAGGACGACTCAGCCTCCAGGAGGCTGTGCTGCTGCTCCTGGGCCTGGGGCTACTCCTGGGAGCCCGCGGCATGCCCTTGGCCCTGCTTGCCCTGGCTTTCTGCCTCCATCCTTGGGCCTGA
- the CPXM1 gene encoding probable carboxypeptidase X1 isoform X3: MKKRKKLTPPRPPVTARASVTTSPARTLDLPEKQEPDCPPLGLESLRVSDNQLDASSSQSFGLGPHRGRLNIQSGLEDGDLFDGAWCAEQQDAKPWLQVDARHPTRFSGIITQGRNSIWRYDWVTSYKVQFSNDSLTWWGSKNRSSGMDAVFPANSDPETPVLNLLPEPQVARFIRLLPQTWLQGGASCLRAEILACPVSDPNGLLPEVPVLGSSDTLDFRHHDYKAMRKVHSAPQLMKQVNEQCPNITRVYSIGRSHQGLKLYVMEMSDQPGEHELGEPEVRYVAGMHGNEALGRELLLLLMQFLCREFLRGDPRVTRLLTETRIHLLPSMNPDGYETAFRRGSELVGWAEGRWNHQGIDLNHNFADLNTPLWEAEDDGLVPDSVPNHHLPLPTYYTLPNATVAPETRAVIKWMERIPFVLSANLHGGELVVSYPFDMTRTPWAARELTPTPDEAVFRWLSTVYAGTNWAMQDPDRRPCHSQDFSLYGNIINGADWHTVPGSMNDFSYLHTNCFEVTVELSCDKFPHENELPQEWENNKDALLTYLEQVRMGIAGVVKDKDTEIGIADAVIAVDGINHDVTTAWGGDYWRLLTPGDYVVTASAEGYHTATRSCRVTFEEGPVPCNFHLTKTPKQRLRELLAAGAKVPPDLRRRLERLRGQN; encoded by the exons ATGAAGAAGCGAAAGAAGCTAACTCCCCCGAGACCCCCGGTGACTGCCAGGGCTTCAGTGACCACCAGCCCTGCAAGGACCCTTGACCTCCCCGAGAAGCAAGAACCAG ACTGTCCCCCTTTGGGCCTGGAGTCCCTGCGAGTTTCAGATAACCAGCTCGATGCATCTAGCAGCCAGTCCTTTGGTCTTGGACCACACCGAGGACGGCTCAACATCCAG TCAGGCCTGGAGGATGGTGATCTTTTTGATGGGGCCTGGTGTGCCGAGCAGCAGGATGCCAAGCCATGGCTTCAGGTGGATGCTAGGCACCCCACCCGCTTCTCAGGCATTATCACACAGGGCAGGAACTCCATCTGGAG GTATGACTGGGTCACATCATACAAGGTCCAGTTCAGCAATGACAGTCTTACCTGGTGGGGGAGTAAGAATCGCAGCAGTGGGATGGACGCG GTATTTCCTGCCAATTCGGACCCAGAGACACCAGTGCTGAACCTCCTGCCTGAGCCGCAGGTGGCCCGTTTCATTCGCCTGCTGCCCCAGACCTGGCTCCAGGGAGGTGCATCCTGCCTCCGGGCAGAGATCCTGGCCTGCCCAGTCTCAG ATCCTAATGGTCTACTCCCTGAGGTCCCTGTGCTGGGATCCTCCGACACACTGGACTTCCGGCATCATGATTATAAAGCCATGAGGAAG GTGCACTCCGCCCCGCAGCTGATGAAGCAGGTGAACGAGCAATGCCCCAACATCACCCGCGTCTACAGCATCGGGAGGAGCCACCAGGGCTTGAAGCTGTATGTGATGGAAATGTCGGACCAGCCTGGGGAGCATGAGCTGG GAGAGCCTGAGGTGCGCTACGTGGCCGGCATGCATGGGAATGAGGCCCTGGGGCGGGAGTTGCTCCTGCTCCTAATGCAGTTCCTGTGCCGTGAGTTCCTGAGAGGGGACCCGCGGGTGACCCGGCTGCTCACCGAGACGCGCATTCACCTGCTGCCCTCCATGAACCCTGACGGCTATGAGACTGCCTTCCGCCGG GGCTCGGAGCTGGTGGGCTGGGCAGAGGGCCGCTGGAACCATCAGGGCATTGACCTTAACCATAATTTTGCTGACCTCAACACACCACTGTGGGAAGCAGAGGATGATGGGCTGGTGCCTGACAGTGTCCCCAACCATCACCTGCCACTGCCTACTTACTACACCCTGCCCAATGCCACT GTGGCTCCTGAAACGCGGGCAGTGATCAAGTGGATGGAGCGGATCCCTTTTGTGCTAAGTGCCAACCTCCACGGGGGTGAGCTCGTGGTGTCCTACCCCTTCGACATGACTCGGACTCCGTGGGCTGCCCGCGAACTCACGCCCACCCCAGATGAGGCAGTGTTTCGCTGGCTCAGCACTGTCTATGCTGGCACTAATTGGGCAATGCAGGACCCAGATCGCCGACCCTGCCACAGCCAGGACTTCTCCTTGTATGGCAACATCATCAACGGGGCTGACTGGCACACAGTTCCTGGGA GCATGAATGACTTCAGCTACCTACACACCAACTGCTTTGAGGTCACTGTGGAGCTGTCCTGTGACAAGTTCCCTCACGAGAACGAGCTGCCCCAGGAGTGGGAGAACAACAAAGATGCCCTTCTCACCTACCTGGAACAG GTGCGCATGGGCATTGCCGGAGTTGTGAAGGACAAGGACACGGAGATTGGGATTGCTGATGCTGTCATTGCCGTGGATGGGATTAACCATGATGTAACAACGG CATGGGGCGGGGATTATTGGCGCCTGCTGACCCCAGGGGACTATGTGGTGACTGCCAGTGCTGAGGGCTACCACACAGCGACTCGGAGCTGTCGGGTCACCTTTGAAGAGGGCCCTGTGCCCTGCAATTTCCACCTCACCAAGACTCCCAAACAGAGACTTCGAGAGCTGCTGGCAGCTGGGGCCAAGGTGCCCCCGGACCTTCGGAGGCGGCTGGAGCGGCTGAGGGGACAGAATTAA
- the CPXM1 gene encoding probable carboxypeptidase X1 isoform X1: MWCLLLALATFAPAVGVSLGASGASVLGLASPTTTEAPVSTPAPRSSQAELSAGNENGTSEQHVRIRVIKKKKIIMKKRKKLTPPRPPVTARASVTTSPARTLDLPEKQEPDCPPLGLESLRVSDNQLDASSSQSFGLGPHRGRLNIQSGLEDGDLFDGAWCAEQQDAKPWLQVDARHPTRFSGIITQGRNSIWRYDWVTSYKVQFSNDSLTWWGSKNRSSGMDAVFPANSDPETPVLNLLPEPQVARFIRLLPQTWLQGGASCLRAEILACPVSDPNGLLPEVPVLGSSDTLDFRHHDYKAMRKVHSAPQLMKQVNEQCPNITRVYSIGRSHQGLKLYVMEMSDQPGEHELGEPEVRYVAGMHGNEALGRELLLLLMQFLCREFLRGDPRVTRLLTETRIHLLPSMNPDGYETAFRRGSELVGWAEGRWNHQGIDLNHNFADLNTPLWEAEDDGLVPDSVPNHHLPLPTYYTLPNATVAPETRAVIKWMERIPFVLSANLHGGELVVSYPFDMTRTPWAARELTPTPDEAVFRWLSTVYAGTNWAMQDPDRRPCHSQDFSLYGNIINGADWHTVPGSMNDFSYLHTNCFEVTVELSCDKFPHENELPQEWENNKDALLTYLEQVRMGIAGVVKDKDTEIGIADAVIAVDGINHDVTTAWGGDYWRLLTPGDYVVTASAEGYHTATRSCRVTFEEGPVPCNFHLTKTPKQRLRELLAAGAKVPPDLRRRLERLRGQN, from the exons ATGTGGTGTCTCCTGCTCGCCTTGGCCACCTTCGCGCCTGCCGTCGGGGTGAGTCTGGGGGCGTCCGGCGCCTCGGTGCTGGGCCTGGCGTCGCCCACGACCACCGAGGCCCCGGTCTCGACCCCGGCCCCGCGTAGCAGCCAGGCAGAGCTGTCCGCTGGGAACGAGAACG GGACCTCAGAACAGCATGTCCGGATTCGagtcatcaagaagaaaaagatcatCATGAAGAAGCGAAAGAAGCTAACTCCCCCGAGACCCCCGGTGACTGCCAGGGCTTCAGTGACCACCAGCCCTGCAAGGACCCTTGACCTCCCCGAGAAGCAAGAACCAG ACTGTCCCCCTTTGGGCCTGGAGTCCCTGCGAGTTTCAGATAACCAGCTCGATGCATCTAGCAGCCAGTCCTTTGGTCTTGGACCACACCGAGGACGGCTCAACATCCAG TCAGGCCTGGAGGATGGTGATCTTTTTGATGGGGCCTGGTGTGCCGAGCAGCAGGATGCCAAGCCATGGCTTCAGGTGGATGCTAGGCACCCCACCCGCTTCTCAGGCATTATCACACAGGGCAGGAACTCCATCTGGAG GTATGACTGGGTCACATCATACAAGGTCCAGTTCAGCAATGACAGTCTTACCTGGTGGGGGAGTAAGAATCGCAGCAGTGGGATGGACGCG GTATTTCCTGCCAATTCGGACCCAGAGACACCAGTGCTGAACCTCCTGCCTGAGCCGCAGGTGGCCCGTTTCATTCGCCTGCTGCCCCAGACCTGGCTCCAGGGAGGTGCATCCTGCCTCCGGGCAGAGATCCTGGCCTGCCCAGTCTCAG ATCCTAATGGTCTACTCCCTGAGGTCCCTGTGCTGGGATCCTCCGACACACTGGACTTCCGGCATCATGATTATAAAGCCATGAGGAAG GTGCACTCCGCCCCGCAGCTGATGAAGCAGGTGAACGAGCAATGCCCCAACATCACCCGCGTCTACAGCATCGGGAGGAGCCACCAGGGCTTGAAGCTGTATGTGATGGAAATGTCGGACCAGCCTGGGGAGCATGAGCTGG GAGAGCCTGAGGTGCGCTACGTGGCCGGCATGCATGGGAATGAGGCCCTGGGGCGGGAGTTGCTCCTGCTCCTAATGCAGTTCCTGTGCCGTGAGTTCCTGAGAGGGGACCCGCGGGTGACCCGGCTGCTCACCGAGACGCGCATTCACCTGCTGCCCTCCATGAACCCTGACGGCTATGAGACTGCCTTCCGCCGG GGCTCGGAGCTGGTGGGCTGGGCAGAGGGCCGCTGGAACCATCAGGGCATTGACCTTAACCATAATTTTGCTGACCTCAACACACCACTGTGGGAAGCAGAGGATGATGGGCTGGTGCCTGACAGTGTCCCCAACCATCACCTGCCACTGCCTACTTACTACACCCTGCCCAATGCCACT GTGGCTCCTGAAACGCGGGCAGTGATCAAGTGGATGGAGCGGATCCCTTTTGTGCTAAGTGCCAACCTCCACGGGGGTGAGCTCGTGGTGTCCTACCCCTTCGACATGACTCGGACTCCGTGGGCTGCCCGCGAACTCACGCCCACCCCAGATGAGGCAGTGTTTCGCTGGCTCAGCACTGTCTATGCTGGCACTAATTGGGCAATGCAGGACCCAGATCGCCGACCCTGCCACAGCCAGGACTTCTCCTTGTATGGCAACATCATCAACGGGGCTGACTGGCACACAGTTCCTGGGA GCATGAATGACTTCAGCTACCTACACACCAACTGCTTTGAGGTCACTGTGGAGCTGTCCTGTGACAAGTTCCCTCACGAGAACGAGCTGCCCCAGGAGTGGGAGAACAACAAAGATGCCCTTCTCACCTACCTGGAACAG GTGCGCATGGGCATTGCCGGAGTTGTGAAGGACAAGGACACGGAGATTGGGATTGCTGATGCTGTCATTGCCGTGGATGGGATTAACCATGATGTAACAACGG CATGGGGCGGGGATTATTGGCGCCTGCTGACCCCAGGGGACTATGTGGTGACTGCCAGTGCTGAGGGCTACCACACAGCGACTCGGAGCTGTCGGGTCACCTTTGAAGAGGGCCCTGTGCCCTGCAATTTCCACCTCACCAAGACTCCCAAACAGAGACTTCGAGAGCTGCTGGCAGCTGGGGCCAAGGTGCCCCCGGACCTTCGGAGGCGGCTGGAGCGGCTGAGGGGACAGAATTAA
- the CPXM1 gene encoding probable carboxypeptidase X1 isoform X2, with the protein MWCLLLALATFAPAVGVSLGASGASVLGLASPTTTEAPVSTPAPRSSQAELSAGNENGTSEQHVRIRVIKKKKIIMKKRKKLTPPRPPVTARASVTTSPARTLDLPEKQEPDCPPLGLESLRVSDNQLDASSSQSFGLGPHRGRLNIQSGLEDGDLFDGAWCAEQQDAKPWLQVDARHPTRFSGIITQGRNSIWRYDWVTSYKVQFSNDSLTWWGSKNRSSGMDAVFPANSDPETPVLNLLPEPQVARFIRLLPQTWLQGGASCLRAEILACPVSDPNGLLPEVPVLGSSDTLDFRHHDYKAMRKLMKQVNEQCPNITRVYSIGRSHQGLKLYVMEMSDQPGEHELGEPEVRYVAGMHGNEALGRELLLLLMQFLCREFLRGDPRVTRLLTETRIHLLPSMNPDGYETAFRRGSELVGWAEGRWNHQGIDLNHNFADLNTPLWEAEDDGLVPDSVPNHHLPLPTYYTLPNATVAPETRAVIKWMERIPFVLSANLHGGELVVSYPFDMTRTPWAARELTPTPDEAVFRWLSTVYAGTNWAMQDPDRRPCHSQDFSLYGNIINGADWHTVPGSMNDFSYLHTNCFEVTVELSCDKFPHENELPQEWENNKDALLTYLEQVRMGIAGVVKDKDTEIGIADAVIAVDGINHDVTTAWGGDYWRLLTPGDYVVTASAEGYHTATRSCRVTFEEGPVPCNFHLTKTPKQRLRELLAAGAKVPPDLRRRLERLRGQN; encoded by the exons ATGTGGTGTCTCCTGCTCGCCTTGGCCACCTTCGCGCCTGCCGTCGGGGTGAGTCTGGGGGCGTCCGGCGCCTCGGTGCTGGGCCTGGCGTCGCCCACGACCACCGAGGCCCCGGTCTCGACCCCGGCCCCGCGTAGCAGCCAGGCAGAGCTGTCCGCTGGGAACGAGAACG GGACCTCAGAACAGCATGTCCGGATTCGagtcatcaagaagaaaaagatcatCATGAAGAAGCGAAAGAAGCTAACTCCCCCGAGACCCCCGGTGACTGCCAGGGCTTCAGTGACCACCAGCCCTGCAAGGACCCTTGACCTCCCCGAGAAGCAAGAACCAG ACTGTCCCCCTTTGGGCCTGGAGTCCCTGCGAGTTTCAGATAACCAGCTCGATGCATCTAGCAGCCAGTCCTTTGGTCTTGGACCACACCGAGGACGGCTCAACATCCAG TCAGGCCTGGAGGATGGTGATCTTTTTGATGGGGCCTGGTGTGCCGAGCAGCAGGATGCCAAGCCATGGCTTCAGGTGGATGCTAGGCACCCCACCCGCTTCTCAGGCATTATCACACAGGGCAGGAACTCCATCTGGAG GTATGACTGGGTCACATCATACAAGGTCCAGTTCAGCAATGACAGTCTTACCTGGTGGGGGAGTAAGAATCGCAGCAGTGGGATGGACGCG GTATTTCCTGCCAATTCGGACCCAGAGACACCAGTGCTGAACCTCCTGCCTGAGCCGCAGGTGGCCCGTTTCATTCGCCTGCTGCCCCAGACCTGGCTCCAGGGAGGTGCATCCTGCCTCCGGGCAGAGATCCTGGCCTGCCCAGTCTCAG ATCCTAATGGTCTACTCCCTGAGGTCCCTGTGCTGGGATCCTCCGACACACTGGACTTCCGGCATCATGATTATAAAGCCATGAGGAAG CTGATGAAGCAGGTGAACGAGCAATGCCCCAACATCACCCGCGTCTACAGCATCGGGAGGAGCCACCAGGGCTTGAAGCTGTATGTGATGGAAATGTCGGACCAGCCTGGGGAGCATGAGCTGG GAGAGCCTGAGGTGCGCTACGTGGCCGGCATGCATGGGAATGAGGCCCTGGGGCGGGAGTTGCTCCTGCTCCTAATGCAGTTCCTGTGCCGTGAGTTCCTGAGAGGGGACCCGCGGGTGACCCGGCTGCTCACCGAGACGCGCATTCACCTGCTGCCCTCCATGAACCCTGACGGCTATGAGACTGCCTTCCGCCGG GGCTCGGAGCTGGTGGGCTGGGCAGAGGGCCGCTGGAACCATCAGGGCATTGACCTTAACCATAATTTTGCTGACCTCAACACACCACTGTGGGAAGCAGAGGATGATGGGCTGGTGCCTGACAGTGTCCCCAACCATCACCTGCCACTGCCTACTTACTACACCCTGCCCAATGCCACT GTGGCTCCTGAAACGCGGGCAGTGATCAAGTGGATGGAGCGGATCCCTTTTGTGCTAAGTGCCAACCTCCACGGGGGTGAGCTCGTGGTGTCCTACCCCTTCGACATGACTCGGACTCCGTGGGCTGCCCGCGAACTCACGCCCACCCCAGATGAGGCAGTGTTTCGCTGGCTCAGCACTGTCTATGCTGGCACTAATTGGGCAATGCAGGACCCAGATCGCCGACCCTGCCACAGCCAGGACTTCTCCTTGTATGGCAACATCATCAACGGGGCTGACTGGCACACAGTTCCTGGGA GCATGAATGACTTCAGCTACCTACACACCAACTGCTTTGAGGTCACTGTGGAGCTGTCCTGTGACAAGTTCCCTCACGAGAACGAGCTGCCCCAGGAGTGGGAGAACAACAAAGATGCCCTTCTCACCTACCTGGAACAG GTGCGCATGGGCATTGCCGGAGTTGTGAAGGACAAGGACACGGAGATTGGGATTGCTGATGCTGTCATTGCCGTGGATGGGATTAACCATGATGTAACAACGG CATGGGGCGGGGATTATTGGCGCCTGCTGACCCCAGGGGACTATGTGGTGACTGCCAGTGCTGAGGGCTACCACACAGCGACTCGGAGCTGTCGGGTCACCTTTGAAGAGGGCCCTGTGCCCTGCAATTTCCACCTCACCAAGACTCCCAAACAGAGACTTCGAGAGCTGCTGGCAGCTGGGGCCAAGGTGCCCCCGGACCTTCGGAGGCGGCTGGAGCGGCTGAGGGGACAGAATTAA
- the TMEM239 gene encoding transmembrane protein 239, with product MQQLRLETHAIGAGEGPQRAVPWLAWVTREGWVRWCMCHVPPSWTQWWTTSGWRQPLQRVLWGLEGILYLLLALMLCHALFTTGSHLLSSLWPVAAAAWLHLLPAVLLLVLSALPALLFTASFLLLFSTLLSLVGLLTSMSHPSHAQDLDQ from the coding sequence ATGCAGCAGCTGCGATTGGAGACACATGCCATCGGGGCTGGCGAGGGGCCACAGCGTGCGGTGCCCTGGTTGGCCTGGGTCACGCGGGAGGGCTGGGTGCGCTGGTGCATGTGCCATGTGCCCCCAAGCTGGACCCAGTGGTGGACCACATCAGGCTGGCGGCAACCGCTGCAGCGTGTGCTGTGGGGTCTGGAGGGGATCCTCTACCTCCTGCTGGCGCTGATGCTGTGCCACGCGCTCTTCACCACCGGCTCCCACCTGCTGAGCTCCTTGTGGCCCGTGGCAGCTGCAGCGTGGCTCCATCTGCTGCCGGCTGTCCTGCTGCTGGTGCTCagtgccctccctgccctgcttttCACGGCCTCCTTCCTGCTGCTTTTCTCCACACTGCTGAGCCTCGTGGGCCTCCTCACCTCCATGTCTCACCCAAGCCATGCTCAGGACTTGGACCAATAG
- the PCED1A gene encoding PC-esterase domain-containing protein 1A isoform X1, whose product MVFCLGNEELHRPLGSTMVHFQASEVQQLLHNKFVVILGDSIQRAVYKDLVLLLQKDSLLTAAQLKAKGELSFEQDQLVAGGQLGELHNGTQYREVRQFCSGSGHHLVRFYFLTRVYSEYLEGVLEELTYGPAPDLVIINSCLWDLSRYGRCSMESYRENLERVFMRMDQVLPDSCLLVWNMAMPLGERVTGGFLLPELQPLAGSLRRDVVEGNFYSATLAGDHCFDVLDLHFHFRHAVQHRHRDGVHWDQHAHRHLSHLLLTHVADAWGVELPKRDYPHDPWIEDWPEPDHLFQGSQGQPPDFGEQLALPPPSPLPLPMHFPYPLPQPSPPPLFPPLPQDPPFFPGQPFPPHEFFNFNPTEDCSMPPHLGCSPGVNFVPGPLPPPVPSPIPHGQHRGLAVHRGMPRCIHTSPYHVPRTGAPCRQRPRHSDRLIHTYKLDRWPPAHSGTWPG is encoded by the exons ATGGTCTTCTGTCTGGGGAACGAGGAGCTGCACCGCCCGCTGGGAAGCACCATGGTCCATTTCCAGGCCTCTGAAGTCCAGCAGCTGCTACACAACAAGTTCGTGGTCATCTTGGGGGACTCAA TCCAGCGGGCTGTGTACAAAGACCTGGTGCTTCTGCTCCAGAAAGACTCACTGCTCACAGCCGCCCAGCTGAAAGCCAAG ggggagctGAGCTTTGAACAGGACCAGCTGGTGGCTGGGGGTCAGCTGGGTGAGCTGCACAACGGGACACAGTACCGGGAGGTCCGCCAGTTCTGCTCGGGTTCTGGCCACCACCTTGTACGCTTCTACTTCCTCACCCGCGTTTACTCCGAGTACCTCGAGGGAGTCCTGGAGGAGCTGACATATGGGCCTGCCCCGGACCTGGTGATCATCAACTCTTGCCTCTGGGATCTCTCCAG GTATGGCCGCTGCTCGATGGAGAGCTACCGAGAGAACCTGGAGCGGGTGTTCATGCGCATGGACCAGGTGTTGCCAGACTCCTGCCTGCTGGTGTGGAACATGGCAATGCCCCTAGGAGAGCGTGTCACTGGGGGTTTCCTTCTGCCTGAG CTCCAGCCCCTGGCGGGCTCTCTGCGGCGGGATGTGGTTGAAGGGAACTTCTACAGCGCTACGCTGGCTGGGGACCACTGCTTCGATGTCTTGGACCTCCACTTTCATTTCCGGCATGCAGTACAGCACCGTCACCGGGACGGTGTCCACTGGGACCAGCATGCTCACCGCCACCTCTCACACTTGCTTCTGACCCATGTGGCTGATGCCTGGGGTGTGGAGCTGCCGAAGCGTGACTATCCCCATG ACCCGTGGATTGAGGACTGGCCAGAGCCGGATCATCTCTTCCAGGGGAGCCAGGGGCAGCCCCCAGACTTCGGGGAGCAGCTGGCCTTGCCCCCACCCTCTCCCTTACCCCTTCCCATGCATTTTCCCTACCCTCTTCCTcagccctccccacctcctctgtttccacccctgccccaggatcCCCCTTTTTTCCCAGGCCAGCCCTTCCCACCCCATGAATTCTTCAATTTTAATCCAACAGAAGACTGCTCGATGCCACCCCACTTAG GATGTAGCCCCGGAGTGAACTTTGTGCCTGGCCCCCTGCCTCCTCCAGTCCCCAGCCCTATCCCCCATGGTCAGCACCGGGGCCTGGCCGTCCACCGGGGGATGCCACGCTGTATTCACACCAGCCCCTACCACGTGCCGAGGACAGGGGCACCCTGCAGGCAGCGTCCCAGACACTCAGACAGGCTGATCCATACATACAAACTGGACAGATGGCCTCCTGCCCATTCGGGGACGTGGCCTGGGTAG
- the PCED1A gene encoding PC-esterase domain-containing protein 1A isoform X2 — protein sequence MVFCLGNEELHRPLGSTMVHFQASEVQQLLHNKFVVILGDSIQRAVYKDLVLLLQKDSLLTAAQLKAKYLEGVLEELTYGPAPDLVIINSCLWDLSRYGRCSMESYRENLERVFMRMDQVLPDSCLLVWNMAMPLGERVTGGFLLPELQPLAGSLRRDVVEGNFYSATLAGDHCFDVLDLHFHFRHAVQHRHRDGVHWDQHAHRHLSHLLLTHVADAWGVELPKRDYPHDPWIEDWPEPDHLFQGSQGQPPDFGEQLALPPPSPLPLPMHFPYPLPQPSPPPLFPPLPQDPPFFPGQPFPPHEFFNFNPTEDCSMPPHLGCSPGVNFVPGPLPPPVPSPIPHGQHRGLAVHRGMPRCIHTSPYHVPRTGAPCRQRPRHSDRLIHTYKLDRWPPAHSGTWPG from the exons ATGGTCTTCTGTCTGGGGAACGAGGAGCTGCACCGCCCGCTGGGAAGCACCATGGTCCATTTCCAGGCCTCTGAAGTCCAGCAGCTGCTACACAACAAGTTCGTGGTCATCTTGGGGGACTCAA TCCAGCGGGCTGTGTACAAAGACCTGGTGCTTCTGCTCCAGAAAGACTCACTGCTCACAGCCGCCCAGCTGAAAGCCAAG TACCTCGAGGGAGTCCTGGAGGAGCTGACATATGGGCCTGCCCCGGACCTGGTGATCATCAACTCTTGCCTCTGGGATCTCTCCAG GTATGGCCGCTGCTCGATGGAGAGCTACCGAGAGAACCTGGAGCGGGTGTTCATGCGCATGGACCAGGTGTTGCCAGACTCCTGCCTGCTGGTGTGGAACATGGCAATGCCCCTAGGAGAGCGTGTCACTGGGGGTTTCCTTCTGCCTGAG CTCCAGCCCCTGGCGGGCTCTCTGCGGCGGGATGTGGTTGAAGGGAACTTCTACAGCGCTACGCTGGCTGGGGACCACTGCTTCGATGTCTTGGACCTCCACTTTCATTTCCGGCATGCAGTACAGCACCGTCACCGGGACGGTGTCCACTGGGACCAGCATGCTCACCGCCACCTCTCACACTTGCTTCTGACCCATGTGGCTGATGCCTGGGGTGTGGAGCTGCCGAAGCGTGACTATCCCCATG ACCCGTGGATTGAGGACTGGCCAGAGCCGGATCATCTCTTCCAGGGGAGCCAGGGGCAGCCCCCAGACTTCGGGGAGCAGCTGGCCTTGCCCCCACCCTCTCCCTTACCCCTTCCCATGCATTTTCCCTACCCTCTTCCTcagccctccccacctcctctgtttccacccctgccccaggatcCCCCTTTTTTCCCAGGCCAGCCCTTCCCACCCCATGAATTCTTCAATTTTAATCCAACAGAAGACTGCTCGATGCCACCCCACTTAG GATGTAGCCCCGGAGTGAACTTTGTGCCTGGCCCCCTGCCTCCTCCAGTCCCCAGCCCTATCCCCCATGGTCAGCACCGGGGCCTGGCCGTCCACCGGGGGATGCCACGCTGTATTCACACCAGCCCCTACCACGTGCCGAGGACAGGGGCACCCTGCAGGCAGCGTCCCAGACACTCAGACAGGCTGATCCATACATACAAACTGGACAGATGGCCTCCTGCCCATTCGGGGACGTGGCCTGGGTAG